One Nocardia sp. BMG111209 DNA segment encodes these proteins:
- a CDS encoding YciI family protein, with protein sequence MQYALLAYTPPEDTDRTTRPIPDPLADRLDRPDITGWARLHAAETATTVRAEEPPLLVDGPFIDTREYLAGLFVIEADDLDGALAVAGDLLRHTRPGTAIEVRPILAGRFR encoded by the coding sequence GTGCAGTACGCGTTGCTGGCCTACACGCCGCCGGAGGACACCGACCGGACGACCCGGCCGATCCCCGATCCGCTCGCCGACCGGCTCGACCGGCCGGACATCACCGGCTGGGCGCGCCTGCACGCCGCCGAGACCGCGACGACGGTCCGGGCCGAGGAACCGCCGTTGCTGGTCGACGGCCCGTTCATCGACACCCGGGAATACCTGGCCGGATTGTTCGTGATCGAGGCCGACGACCTCGACGGCGCGCTCGCCGTGGCCGGGGATCTGTTGCGGCACACCCGGCCCGGCACCGCGATCGAGGTGCGGCCGATTCTCGCGGGACGCTTCCGTTGA
- a CDS encoding SRPBCC domain-containing protein, whose product MPDILHRLTIDAAPQRVHELVTDTDGIARWWTGRPVTGEHAVGSTFGVYFGAAERPAAVMRVLTDTPDEVVWLVTDGPGTWLDTRITFTFRPHGEDGTTLLFVHAGWREACEFMSGCSTNWGSYLTSLKTGVESGAFAAHPAGEISRWS is encoded by the coding sequence ATGCCCGACATCCTGCACCGCCTCACCATCGACGCCGCGCCGCAGCGCGTCCACGAACTCGTCACCGATACCGACGGCATCGCCCGCTGGTGGACCGGACGACCGGTGACCGGCGAGCACGCCGTGGGCTCGACTTTCGGCGTGTACTTCGGCGCCGCCGAGCGGCCCGCCGCCGTCATGCGGGTGCTCACCGACACTCCCGACGAGGTGGTGTGGCTGGTCACCGACGGCCCCGGCACCTGGCTCGACACCCGGATCACGTTCACCTTCCGCCCGCACGGCGAGGACGGCACCACCCTGCTGTTCGTCCATGCCGGCTGGCGCGAGGCCTGCGAATTCATGAGCGGGTGCAGCACCAACTGGGGTTCGTACCTCACCAGCCTGAAGACCGGCGTCGAAAGCGGTGCGTTCGCAGCACATCCCGCCGGCGAGATCAGCCGCTGGAGCTGA
- a CDS encoding TetR family transcriptional regulator, with amino-acid sequence MDSTHDAGAAIRRLRTARGLTIRELARRVQVSAATVSAVENGKTGVSVSRLRTFAEALEVPVAQLLTGTSPTPPPPRTPVRSDPVGWRDYPPLILDPVLAAAVDAMVETGYHGTTMRAIAQRAGMSVPGIYHHYPDKQHLLVEILDLTMSDLHRRCSAAAAGASNSVERVAHIVEALALFHAHRRGLAFLGASEMRSLIDVNRSRIADSRNRLQRILDDAIGTAADEGRLRTEDLRTAGRAIATMCTSIPQWFRDDGPATPEQIARTYAEFALALLNADPVATEC; translated from the coding sequence GTGGACAGCACGCACGACGCCGGGGCCGCGATCAGACGCCTCCGCACCGCCCGCGGCCTCACGATCCGTGAGCTGGCGCGGCGCGTACAGGTCAGCGCCGCGACCGTCAGCGCCGTCGAGAACGGTAAGACCGGCGTCTCCGTATCGCGCCTGCGGACCTTCGCCGAGGCGCTGGAGGTCCCGGTCGCGCAGCTGCTCACCGGCACTTCCCCCACTCCCCCGCCACCGCGCACCCCCGTCCGATCCGACCCGGTCGGCTGGCGCGACTACCCGCCCCTGATCCTGGATCCGGTACTCGCCGCCGCCGTGGACGCGATGGTGGAGACCGGCTACCACGGCACCACGATGCGGGCGATCGCGCAGCGCGCCGGTATGAGCGTGCCCGGTATCTACCACCACTACCCCGACAAACAACATCTGCTCGTGGAGATCCTCGACCTGACGATGAGCGATCTGCACCGCCGCTGCTCGGCGGCCGCCGCGGGCGCCTCGAACAGCGTGGAGCGGGTGGCCCACATCGTCGAGGCGCTGGCCCTGTTCCACGCCCACCGCCGGGGCCTCGCCTTCCTCGGCGCCAGTGAGATGCGCAGCCTGATCGACGTGAACAGATCCCGAATCGCCGACTCCCGCAACCGACTTCAGCGCATCCTCGACGACGCCATCGGGACCGCCGCCGACGAGGGCCGGCTGCGCACCGAGGATCTGCGCACCGCGGGCCGCGCCATCGCCACCATGTGCACCTCCATCCCCCAGTGGTTCCGCGACGACGGCCCCGCCACCCCCGAGCAGATCGCCCGCACCTACGCCGAATTCGCCCTGGCCCTGCTGAACGCGGACCCCGTCGCTACCGAATGCTGA
- a CDS encoding SDR family oxidoreductase: MKIVVIGGTGRIGSQVVRKLTAAGHEAAPAARSTGVDLLTGAGLDEALAGADVVVNVANSPTFDEASPDFFRTTMGNLLTAGERAGVRHQVVLSIVGVDRVPQLAYYQAKTLQEQLLREGPTPYSIVRATQFFEFVDSIMSWSADGDTVHLPATRLQPMAGADVVDAVTEASIGAPLQGIRNVAGPEVFTLDELGRITLAERHDDRTVVIDDKAGMFAVVTGDELIAGADARLAPTHFRDWLRQEA; the protein is encoded by the coding sequence ATGAAGATTGTAGTCATCGGCGGTACCGGCCGGATCGGCTCGCAGGTGGTCCGGAAATTGACCGCAGCGGGCCACGAGGCCGCACCCGCCGCGCGATCCACCGGGGTGGATCTGCTCACCGGTGCGGGGCTGGACGAGGCGCTGGCGGGCGCCGACGTCGTGGTGAACGTGGCCAACTCGCCGACCTTCGACGAGGCCTCCCCGGACTTCTTCCGCACCACGATGGGCAACCTGCTGACCGCGGGTGAGCGCGCCGGTGTCCGGCACCAGGTGGTGCTGTCCATCGTCGGCGTGGACCGGGTGCCCCAACTGGCGTACTACCAGGCCAAGACGTTGCAGGAGCAGTTGCTGCGGGAGGGGCCGACGCCGTATTCGATCGTGCGGGCCACCCAGTTCTTCGAATTCGTCGACTCGATCATGTCGTGGAGCGCCGACGGCGACACCGTCCACCTGCCCGCCACCCGGCTCCAGCCGATGGCCGGCGCGGATGTCGTGGACGCGGTGACCGAGGCCTCGATCGGCGCACCGCTGCAAGGGATTCGCAATGTCGCCGGACCGGAGGTCTTCACGCTCGACGAACTCGGCCGGATCACCCTCGCGGAACGGCACGACGACCGCACCGTCGTCATCGACGACAAGGCCGGGATGTTCGCCGTCGTCACCGGCGACGAACTCATCGCCGGCGCCGATGCTCGCCTGGCGCCCACCCATTTTCGTGACTGGTTACGTCAAGAGGCCTGA
- a CDS encoding DUF4870 domain-containing protein — MTTPQPPVNPPPSAGLDKKTSAILSYVLGWLTGIIFLFVGKNDPDVKFHASQSIIFFGAVSVVNIVLSVLGSVLGVVGILFSLVGLAVAIFAVVVWVMAMIQANNTGGVRAELPIVGKWVAPYADQLANSVN, encoded by the coding sequence ATGACAACTCCCCAGCCCCCCGTCAACCCGCCGCCGTCCGCCGGCTTGGACAAAAAGACCAGTGCGATCCTGTCTTACGTGTTGGGGTGGCTCACCGGAATCATCTTCCTTTTCGTGGGGAAGAACGATCCCGATGTGAAATTCCATGCCTCGCAGTCGATCATCTTCTTCGGGGCGGTATCGGTTGTCAATATCGTGCTGAGCGTCCTCGGTTCGGTGCTCGGCGTGGTGGGGATCCTCTTCAGCCTCGTCGGCCTGGCCGTGGCGATCTTCGCCGTCGTCGTCTGGGTCATGGCGATGATCCAGGCCAACAACACCGGTGGCGTCCGCGCGGAGCTGCCGATCGTCGGAAAGTGGGTCGCCCCCTACGCCGATCAGTTGGCCAATTCGGTCAACTGA
- a CDS encoding SRPBCC domain-containing protein, with protein sequence MTTEHRPHTDATRLERSFDAPPELLWELLTTAAGLEQWWAPDGFETRVRALALVPGGLLEYTMTAVAPDQVAFLRDIGQPVATDLHKTFTEVVRPTRLAYLSPIDFVPDHEPYDHLTTVDLEAAGDGTRMIVTLDPLHDAAWTAQHHAHRGSELDTLAAVVRRWSGGARAAGRTNLAISCEAADPEFADRWPGKAGCVGSDNPERRS encoded by the coding sequence ATGACCACCGAACACCGTCCGCACACCGATGCCACGCGGCTCGAGCGCAGCTTCGACGCACCGCCGGAACTGTTGTGGGAGTTGCTGACCACGGCCGCGGGCCTCGAACAGTGGTGGGCGCCCGACGGATTCGAGACCCGGGTGCGCGCACTCGCCCTCGTGCCCGGCGGGCTGCTGGAGTACACCATGACCGCCGTCGCACCGGATCAGGTTGCGTTCCTGCGGGACATCGGGCAGCCGGTCGCGACCGACCTGCACAAGACCTTCACCGAGGTCGTGCGGCCGACCCGGCTCGCCTATCTGTCGCCGATCGATTTCGTGCCCGATCACGAGCCCTACGACCATCTCACGACCGTCGACCTCGAAGCGGCCGGGGACGGGACGCGCATGATCGTGACGCTCGATCCGCTGCACGACGCGGCCTGGACCGCACAGCATCACGCGCATCGCGGCAGCGAACTCGACACTCTCGCGGCGGTGGTCCGGCGGTGGTCCGGCGGGGCTCGCGCCGCGGGCCGGACGAACTTGGCAATCAGCTGTGAGGCAGCCGATCCGGAGTTTGCGGACCGGTGGCCCGGGAAGGCGGGCTGTGTAGGTTCGGACAATCCGGAACGGAGATCGTGA
- a CDS encoding RNA polymerase sigma factor → MTLEVVFRDQWGRVLSTLVGILGDIELAEEAAADAFAVAAERWPRDGEPANPTGWLVTTARNRAIDQLRRRQVLAGKTTLLARDLELGQSAAAAGPDAATIPDERLELIFTCCHPALARDTQVALTLRTLGGLTTDEIAAAFLVPFDTMSKRLTRAKRKIRDARIPFAVPPDHQLPDRLSAVLAVLYLIFTQGWGGGRVDLAAEAIRLGRALAELMPDEPEVLGLLALMLLHDARRAARLRDGRIVLLDDQDRTLWATRELEEGREVLRQAMIRGRRGPYLIQAAIADLHLHVPRDWPQIAALYRTLAALTRSPLAELNLAVAIAEIDGPAAGLAIPDRLDLAHYRYFHSTRAELLRRAGRTGEAHDAYRTALELARTEPERNFLADRIAETAPPDAARGPARPG, encoded by the coding sequence TTGACGCTCGAGGTCGTCTTCCGCGACCAGTGGGGTCGTGTGCTGTCGACCCTCGTCGGGATCCTCGGCGATATCGAACTCGCCGAGGAGGCGGCCGCCGACGCGTTCGCCGTGGCGGCCGAACGCTGGCCGCGCGACGGTGAACCGGCCAACCCGACCGGCTGGCTCGTGACCACCGCGCGTAACCGCGCGATCGACCAGCTGCGCCGACGGCAGGTGCTGGCCGGTAAGACCACCCTGCTCGCCCGCGACCTCGAGCTCGGGCAGAGTGCCGCCGCGGCCGGCCCGGACGCCGCGACCATCCCGGACGAGCGGCTGGAACTGATCTTCACCTGCTGCCATCCGGCGCTGGCCCGCGACACACAGGTGGCGCTGACCCTGCGCACCCTCGGCGGCCTCACCACCGACGAGATCGCTGCGGCCTTCCTCGTCCCCTTCGACACCATGAGCAAACGGCTGACCAGGGCCAAACGCAAGATCCGCGATGCGCGCATCCCGTTCGCGGTGCCGCCGGATCATCAACTGCCGGACCGGCTCTCGGCCGTCCTGGCCGTCCTCTATCTCATCTTCACCCAGGGCTGGGGCGGTGGCCGGGTCGATCTCGCCGCGGAGGCGATCCGCCTGGGCCGTGCGCTCGCGGAGCTGATGCCGGACGAACCCGAGGTCCTCGGTCTGCTGGCCCTGATGCTGCTGCACGACGCCCGCCGGGCCGCCCGGCTGCGCGACGGCCGGATCGTCCTCCTGGACGACCAGGATCGCACCCTCTGGGCTACCCGGGAGCTCGAGGAGGGCCGGGAAGTGTTGCGGCAAGCGATGATTCGAGGACGCCGCGGACCCTACCTGATCCAGGCGGCCATCGCCGACCTGCACCTGCACGTACCCCGCGACTGGCCGCAGATCGCCGCACTGTACCGAACCCTCGCCGCCCTCACCCGTTCCCCGCTCGCCGAGCTGAACCTCGCCGTCGCGATCGCCGAGATCGACGGTCCCGCAGCCGGTCTCGCCATCCCCGACCGCCTCGACCTCGCCCACTACCGCTATTTCCATTCCACCCGAGCCGAACTCCTGCGCCGCGCGGGCCGGACCGGCGAGGCCCACGACGCCTACCGCACGGCGCTGGAACTCGCACGAACCGAACCGGAACGGAACTTCCTCGCCGACCGGATCGCCGAGACGGCACCCCCGGACGCCGCGCGCGGCCCCGCACGGCCCGGATGA
- a CDS encoding SDR family NAD(P)-dependent oxidoreductase — protein sequence MTESGTVLITGPTRNLGRYAALAMADRPAGQRPDLVLVGRAGPDLTAVADEARARGARVHEIGCDLASLAEVRAAAVAVRDLLDAGTVRPLRALVANAGLSSADTRRASADGYELTFAVNHLAHAQLIGDLLGSFTAPARIVLVGSNTYHANFWRRLLQVPEAQWADPVELARPATGARVPGTTASGIAYSNAKLAILYYAHELQRRAGAGVAVSVFEPGWMPGTALGRGAPAALQAVGRFLGRLPGVSTPQRSGPLLAALALDDRWGHLRDGAFVVKTAVTEVQPVARDRDREQRLWEATTELLDRAAAAH from the coding sequence ATGACCGAATCCGGAACTGTTCTGATCACCGGGCCGACCCGCAATCTGGGTCGGTACGCCGCCCTGGCCATGGCCGATCGTCCTGCCGGGCAGCGGCCCGATCTCGTACTGGTCGGCCGCGCCGGGCCGGATCTGACCGCCGTGGCGGACGAGGCGCGGGCGCGGGGTGCTCGCGTCCACGAGATCGGCTGCGATCTGGCGAGTCTGGCCGAGGTCCGCGCGGCCGCGGTCGCGGTGCGCGACCTGCTCGACGCCGGGACGGTACGGCCGTTGCGCGCGCTGGTCGCCAATGCCGGTCTGTCCTCGGCGGACACCCGGCGGGCCTCGGCAGACGGCTACGAGCTGACCTTCGCCGTCAACCATCTCGCCCATGCGCAGCTGATCGGCGATCTGCTCGGCTCGTTCACCGCTCCGGCGCGGATCGTGCTGGTCGGTTCGAATACCTATCACGCCAACTTCTGGCGCAGGCTGTTGCAGGTGCCGGAGGCGCAGTGGGCCGATCCGGTCGAACTCGCCCGGCCCGCCACCGGTGCGCGGGTTCCGGGTACGACCGCCTCCGGGATCGCCTATTCGAACGCGAAGCTGGCGATTCTGTACTACGCCCACGAACTGCAGCGGCGCGCCGGTGCGGGGGTCGCCGTATCGGTGTTCGAGCCGGGCTGGATGCCCGGTACCGCGCTGGGCCGGGGTGCACCCGCGGCACTGCAGGCCGTCGGCCGGTTCCTGGGCCGGCTCCCCGGGGTGTCGACGCCGCAACGCTCGGGCCCGCTGCTGGCCGCGCTGGCCCTCGACGATCGGTGGGGGCACCTGCGCGACGGCGCGTTCGTGGTGAAGACCGCGGTGACCGAGGTGCAGCCGGTGGCCCGCGACCGCGATCGGGAGCAGCGGCTGTGGGAGGCGACCACCGAACTGCTGGACCGCGCGGCCGCGGCGCACTGA
- a CDS encoding phosphotransferase family protein — translation MSVSRERASEAADDSRPDGIPVHGTGIPDHAADVRRVVAVGLPGYRIESVTLLGAGQDNIAYEVNGELIVRFGRESDPQARAARIDGEARLLAAVAEISPIPVPEPSFVLPEPGCLAYRKVPGLPLLDLPAARRSVHAHSIAATLGHFLGALHAVPVERFAGLVEPDHQPTALWHKEATQIYQSIADEIPRAHRPAVERFLAAPPPDGGRVPVFSHNDLGIEHVLVEPDSGTVTGIIDWSDAAITDAAYDFGLIHRDLGPAALDTALRHYGTGDPRTLRTRAVFYAGCTVLEDIAYGLETGDQRYLDAGRAALTWLHPATNDRDT, via the coding sequence GTGAGTGTTTCGCGGGAGCGAGCGTCCGAGGCGGCCGACGATTCCCGTCCCGACGGAATTCCGGTGCACGGCACAGGAATTCCCGATCACGCTGCAGACGTGCGGCGCGTCGTCGCCGTGGGCCTGCCCGGGTATCGGATCGAGTCGGTGACACTGCTCGGTGCGGGGCAGGACAATATCGCCTACGAGGTCAACGGCGAACTCATCGTGCGGTTCGGCCGGGAATCCGATCCGCAGGCGCGGGCCGCGCGCATCGATGGCGAGGCGCGTCTGCTGGCGGCCGTCGCCGAGATCTCGCCGATTCCGGTGCCGGAGCCGAGTTTCGTTCTCCCCGAGCCGGGTTGTCTGGCGTACCGCAAGGTCCCGGGTCTGCCGCTGCTCGACCTGCCCGCCGCACGCCGCTCGGTACACGCGCATTCGATCGCCGCGACGCTCGGGCACTTCCTCGGCGCGCTGCATGCCGTACCCGTCGAGCGATTCGCCGGTCTGGTGGAGCCGGATCACCAGCCGACGGCGTTGTGGCACAAAGAGGCCACGCAGATCTACCAGTCGATCGCCGACGAGATCCCGCGCGCGCACCGCCCGGCCGTGGAACGGTTCCTGGCCGCCCCGCCACCGGACGGCGGCCGGGTACCCGTGTTCTCCCACAACGATCTCGGCATCGAACATGTTCTGGTGGAACCGGATTCGGGCACCGTCACCGGCATCATCGACTGGAGCGACGCCGCGATCACCGACGCCGCCTACGACTTCGGCCTCATCCACCGCGATCTGGGTCCGGCCGCCCTCGACACCGCGCTGCGCCACTACGGCACCGGCGACCCGCGAACTCTGCGCACCCGCGCCGTCTTCTACGCCGGATGCACTGTCCTGGAGGACATCGCCTACGGGCTCGAAACCGGGGACCAACGATATCTCGACGCCGGCCGCGCCGCACTCACCTGGCTCCATCCGGCCACGAACGATCGCGACACCTGA
- a CDS encoding helix-turn-helix transcriptional regulator, with product MESWEFGPTVRRWRDRVPPETLGVPVGRRRRATGLRREELAALAGISADYLTRLEQGRATAPSAQVVESLARALRVSDAERDQLYRLAGHATPGPDVVPSRVPASVQRLLDRLSHTPVVVYDASWTLVLANAPFDALMGDTTRWRGLERNAVWRNLAGLPTRVVHTPAEQAGHEARLVADLRVTASRYPADRTLRRLIAELTSGSPRFAELWHAEAPPPLADPSRHKTVDHPSVGRITLDCDTLLVALDDLRISVYTAEPGTEDADRLALATVLGTQSLVP from the coding sequence ATGGAATCGTGGGAGTTCGGTCCGACGGTGCGCCGCTGGCGCGACCGCGTGCCGCCCGAGACCCTGGGTGTGCCGGTGGGCCGCAGGCGCCGGGCCACCGGATTGCGCCGCGAGGAACTGGCCGCCTTGGCCGGTATCTCGGCCGACTACCTCACCCGCCTCGAACAGGGCCGCGCGACCGCGCCCTCGGCGCAGGTGGTGGAGTCGCTGGCCCGCGCGTTGCGCGTCTCCGACGCCGAACGCGATCAGCTGTACCGCCTCGCCGGGCATGCGACCCCCGGCCCCGACGTCGTGCCGTCCCGGGTGCCCGCGAGCGTGCAGCGCCTGCTGGACCGCCTGTCGCACACCCCGGTCGTCGTGTACGACGCGAGCTGGACCCTGGTCCTCGCCAACGCGCCGTTCGATGCCCTGATGGGCGATACCACCCGCTGGCGCGGCCTGGAGCGGAATGCCGTGTGGCGCAACCTCGCCGGCCTGCCCACCCGGGTCGTGCACACCCCGGCCGAACAGGCCGGCCACGAGGCCCGGCTCGTGGCCGACCTGCGCGTGACGGCCTCGCGCTATCCCGCCGACCGCACCCTGCGCCGCCTGATCGCCGAACTCACCTCCGGCAGTCCGCGTTTCGCGGAACTCTGGCATGCCGAGGCCCCACCGCCACTCGCCGATCCGTCCCGCCACAAGACCGTCGACCACCCCTCGGTCGGCCGCATCACCCTCGACTGCGACACCCTGCTGGTCGCCCTGGACGATCTGCGCATCTCCGTCTACACCGCCGAACCCGGTACCGAGGACGCGGACCGACTGGCCCTGGCCACCGTCCTCGGCACCCAGTCACTGGTGCCCTGA
- a CDS encoding class I adenylate-forming enzyme family protein — protein MTETEVGLGRRIRELGAGHADEIAYRHIGSDGSEPAVTWGELDDRSTRLAGALAKRGVGQDDLVGIGLRNGPRFVLSTFAAWKLGAVPVPVRWDVPDWELERLREVIRPRIYLGDPDLTWIDEARELEAPTLPDAVAPYSHGICSSGSTGTPKVILAGTPSVYNPAAGIPMMSRWRPIPTPQTVLVLAPMYHVNAFSALYPMLAGDRLVVMEKFDAARVVDVIERYRITNFTATPTMLQRIADLPGIDERDLSSIEWFTQGAAPMPPSLVDRWSALIGAHRILMAYGMTEGLGLAALTGEEWSTRRGSVGRGVRGTEIRILGPSGEQLPPGEIGDIYLRTPGAPSAPYLGDVPQPASTADGFVTVGDLGHLDEEGFLYLADRRVDVIISGGANIFPAEVETALIDHPDVADVVVIGVRDPEWGRRVHAVIEPADPANPPSLEEIRVFAKSRLAPYKVPKSIETVDAIPRSEATKVNRGRLLETRGG, from the coding sequence ATGACGGAAACCGAGGTCGGCCTGGGACGCCGGATCCGCGAGCTGGGCGCCGGACACGCCGACGAGATCGCCTACCGGCACATCGGATCGGACGGCTCCGAACCTGCCGTCACCTGGGGCGAATTGGACGACCGGTCCACCCGCCTCGCCGGAGCCCTGGCGAAACGTGGTGTGGGACAAGACGATCTGGTCGGTATCGGACTGCGCAACGGACCGCGCTTCGTCCTGAGCACCTTCGCCGCCTGGAAACTCGGGGCGGTGCCGGTCCCGGTGCGATGGGATGTCCCGGACTGGGAACTCGAGCGGCTGCGCGAGGTGATCCGGCCCCGGATCTACCTCGGCGATCCGGACCTGACCTGGATCGACGAGGCCCGGGAACTCGAGGCGCCGACCCTGCCCGACGCCGTCGCCCCGTACTCGCACGGAATCTGCAGCAGCGGTTCGACGGGTACGCCGAAGGTGATCCTGGCGGGTACGCCGTCGGTCTACAACCCGGCGGCCGGGATCCCGATGATGAGCCGCTGGCGTCCGATCCCCACCCCGCAGACCGTGCTGGTGCTGGCGCCGATGTACCACGTGAACGCCTTCTCGGCGCTGTATCCGATGCTGGCCGGCGACCGCCTCGTGGTGATGGAGAAATTCGACGCCGCGCGCGTGGTCGACGTGATCGAGCGGTATCGGATCACGAATTTCACTGCCACACCGACGATGTTGCAACGGATCGCGGATCTGCCCGGTATCGACGAGCGCGACCTGTCGAGCATCGAATGGTTCACCCAGGGCGCCGCACCCATGCCGCCGTCATTGGTCGACCGATGGTCCGCCCTGATCGGCGCGCACCGAATCCTCATGGCGTACGGCATGACCGAGGGCCTGGGCCTGGCCGCACTCACCGGCGAGGAATGGTCCACCCGCCGCGGCAGTGTCGGACGGGGCGTGCGGGGCACGGAGATTCGGATCCTCGGCCCGTCCGGCGAGCAATTACCGCCCGGCGAGATCGGCGACATCTATCTGCGCACACCGGGTGCGCCGAGCGCCCCTTACCTCGGCGACGTACCCCAACCGGCCTCCACCGCAGACGGTTTCGTCACCGTCGGCGATCTCGGACATCTGGACGAGGAGGGTTTCCTGTATCTCGCCGATCGGCGGGTGGACGTGATCATCTCCGGCGGCGCGAATATCTTTCCCGCCGAAGTGGAAACAGCGCTGATCGATCACCCGGACGTGGCCGATGTGGTCGTGATCGGAGTACGCGATCCGGAATGGGGCCGCCGCGTCCACGCCGTGATCGAACCCGCCGATCCGGCGAATCCCCCGAGCCTCGAAGAAATCAGAGTGTTCGCGAAATCCCGCCTCGCCCCCTACAAAGTGCCCAAGAGCATCGAAACGGTCGACGCCATTCCCCGCAGCGAGGCCACCAAGGTCAACCGCGGCCGCCTCCTCGAAACGCGCGGCGGCTGA
- a CDS encoding NtaA/DmoA family FMN-dependent monooxygenase (This protein belongs to a clade of FMN-dependent monooxygenases, within a broader family of flavin-dependent oxidoreductases, the luciferase-like monooxygenase (LMM) family, some of whose members use coenzyme F420 rather than FMN.), producing the protein MGTGRRTLKIVAGVSGSPKIYGAAIDPERSTLADALEIAKLAEQHRFDALFAADLLSFGAQGAIGAQEPLIFLAALSAVTSRVGLIATVTTTFHHPYNLARLFGTLDHVSNGRAAWNAVTSSVGEENYGAGDLPSPEERYARAGEVLEVTNALFDSWLPGALTPDGHGDAVLDPERVRRIDHAGTYFTVRGPLNIPPLPQRRPVQFQAGQSAGGVELGARYAEVVFTSLSTLEDAVTYTKRIRTRAAELGRAEGLPLIFSSLHATYGSSADEVRRLVRERAEATDFEAGRKGLADMLGGEIDLSDLPLDRPLPESLLPELESVNRRRGRVEIFNRFARSGKTLRELIIAAKDTGHWAAAGTPEQLADAIEERYSAGVLDLIGLGGLGDPRNQDFLLAGLLPELRRRGIVGHDRTGATFRENLELPPLPPIGE; encoded by the coding sequence ATGGGAACCGGGCGACGGACGCTGAAAATCGTTGCGGGAGTCAGCGGGTCACCGAAGATCTACGGGGCCGCGATCGATCCGGAGCGGTCCACCCTGGCGGATGCGCTGGAGATCGCGAAGCTCGCCGAACAGCATCGGTTCGACGCGTTGTTCGCGGCGGACCTGCTGAGTTTCGGGGCGCAGGGTGCGATCGGCGCCCAGGAGCCGCTGATCTTCCTCGCCGCCCTGAGCGCGGTGACCAGCCGGGTCGGCCTGATCGCGACCGTCACCACCACGTTCCACCACCCGTACAACCTGGCCCGGCTGTTCGGCACCCTCGACCACGTCAGCAACGGCCGGGCAGCCTGGAATGCGGTCACCTCGTCGGTGGGTGAGGAGAACTACGGCGCAGGCGATCTGCCCAGTCCGGAGGAGCGCTACGCCCGCGCCGGCGAGGTGCTCGAGGTGACCAACGCGCTGTTCGACAGCTGGTTGCCCGGTGCTCTCACCCCCGACGGTCACGGCGACGCGGTGCTCGATCCGGAGCGGGTACGGCGGATCGACCATGCCGGAACGTATTTCACCGTGCGCGGACCGCTCAACATCCCGCCGCTGCCGCAGCGCCGGCCGGTGCAGTTCCAGGCCGGGCAGTCCGCGGGCGGTGTCGAACTCGGCGCCCGCTACGCCGAGGTGGTGTTCACCTCGCTGTCCACCCTGGAAGATGCGGTGACCTACACCAAGCGGATCCGGACCCGTGCCGCCGAACTCGGCCGCGCCGAGGGACTTCCGCTGATCTTCAGTTCGCTGCACGCCACCTACGGCTCCTCGGCGGACGAGGTGCGCCGCCTCGTGCGGGAGCGCGCGGAAGCCACCGACTTCGAGGCCGGGCGGAAAGGCCTGGCGGACATGCTCGGTGGCGAGATCGACCTGTCGGACCTGCCACTGGACCGGCCCCTGCCGGAATCGCTGCTGCCGGAACTGGAGTCGGTCAACCGCCGCCGTGGCCGGGTGGAGATCTTCAACCGCTTCGCGCGCTCGGGAAAGACGCTGCGCGAGTTGATCATCGCGGCCAAGGACACCGGGCACTGGGCCGCGGCAGGCACACCCGAGCAACTCGCCGACGCGATCGAGGAGCGATACAGCGCCGGTGTGCTCGATCTGATCGGCCTCGGCGGGCTCGGCGATCCGCGCAACCAGGATTTCCTGCTGGCAGGCCTTTTGCCGGAACTGCGCCGCCGAGGCATCGTCGGCCACGACCGGACCGGCGCCACCTTCCGCGAGAATCTGGAACTGCCGCCGCTGCCGCCGATCGGCGAGTGA